Proteins co-encoded in one Melioribacteraceae bacterium genomic window:
- the rpsN gene encoding 30S ribosomal protein S14: MARKSLLAREIKKRKLYTKYVEKRKELKENGDYEALQSLPRNSALTRQHNRCLISGRPRGFYRKFGVSRLVLREMALRGEIPGVKKSSW; the protein is encoded by the coding sequence ATGGCCAGAAAAAGTTTATTAGCTCGTGAAATTAAAAAGCGTAAACTCTATACTAAGTATGTCGAGAAAAGAAAAGAGTTGAAGGAAAACGGCGATTACGAGGCTCTTCAGTCTCTTCCCAGAAACTCTGCTTTAACTCGTCAGCATAATAGATGCTTAATTAGCGGTAGACCAAGAGGCTTTTATAGAAAATTTGGTGTATCACGTTTAGTTTTAAGAGAAATGGCTTTACGCGGTGAAATACCGGGCGTAAAGAAATCAAGTTGGTAA